The genome window CAGCAGCGGCGGCGGAAGCCCGGCCGGCCGGCGCGCGACCAGCCGTTCCGGCAACCCGGCGCCGACGCTCGCCCCGGCGGCCAGCAGGTTCGGCGCCTCCAGGGCCAGCCGCTGGACCATCATCCCGCCGTTGGAATAGCCGGCGGCGTACACCCGCGCCGAATCCACGGCGGTGTCCGTCTTCAGGCGATCGACCAGCCGGTGGATGAAGCCCACGTCGTCGGCACCGGCGCGCTCGGCTGGGGTGGCACCGCGGCCATCGGCCCAGGTGCGCGCCATGCCGTCGGGGAAGGCGACGACGAGACCGGCCTGGTCGGCCAGGGTGTCGAACCCGGAGACGGCCGCCATCTCCGCACCCGAGCCGCCGCTGCCGTGGAGAACGACCAGCAGCGGAGCCGGGCCGTCCGCGGCCGCCCGGCCCCGGCGCCACAGAAAGGTCCGCTCGCGTCCCTGCCACTCCAGCGATCCGGACTGCAGGCTGACCGGCGGCTCCGGTGCGGCTGCCGGCGGCGTCTCGCGACAGCCGGCGACGAACCCGACGGCCGATCCGACGAGGAACCAGGCCGCCAAACGGCAAAGCTGAAGGGTGCGGCTCATGATCTCATTCTAACCGGTGCCGGGGATCCGTGTCGATGCGTGATCCGGACGGCGTGGGCGGAGCGTCTGTCTCTTCGGGGAGCGGACGTGCTTTCCGCACTCGGACCGGATTTTCTCTTGACAAGTCCGTGACAATCACGATGATGGCAATTTAACGTTCGGTCGCCCGTATTTGAAGAACCACCTGTAGTCCCATATGTTACTGGAGAACCGCACATGATTCTGAAAACCCGTTCCCTTGCCGTAATCCCCGCTTTGATGCTTCTGGCCTCGGTCTGGCTCGCCGCGCTGGAGCCGCCGACTCCCGAGCAGATCGCCCAGTACCGCGCCGACGGCACCCTGGCCCAGCGGATCGCTGCGGCCCGGGCGCTCGGCAACCACCAGGTCGCGCCCCGCCTGGTGGAGCGCGCCCGGTACAAGCTGGAGCGCCTGCAGAAGGGCGGCGCGGACGGCGACGAGCCCATGGCGCCGCCGCTGGGCTGGCGGGGCATGCCCACCACGGGCACGGTGCGGGTGTTGGCCCTGCTGATCGCGTTTCAGGACATGGCCCCGTCCACCGAGGCCAGCCGGATCCATGACCAGCTCTTCGGCGACGGTGTGGGCGGCTTCCCGTTGGAGAGCCTGCACAGTTACTACCATCGGTCCTCATACGGCCAGCTGGACATCCAGGGCAACGTCCTCGGCTGGTACACCACGCCGTATCCGCGGTCCGGTGTCGTCCAGACGGATGTCGGCCGGGAGAACCTGATCCGGGAGGCGCTGACCCATTACGACAACCAAGGCCATGATTTCAGCCAGTACGACAACGACGGCGACGGCACCATCGACTACCTGGTGGTCGTCTGGACCGGACCGCATGGCGCGTGGGCCAGCTTCTGGTGGGGCTACATGACCAACTACCAGAACTCCGGCTTCGTGCTGGACGGCAAGGTGCTGGACACATACTCCTGGCAGTGGGAGGCCTCCACTGTCGGCGACCTGTTCATGCCCAACGTGGTGATCCATGAGACGGGCCATGCCTTGGGTCTGCCCGATTTTTACGACTACGACGACGGCATCGGTCCCAGCGGCGGCGTCGGCGGGCTGGACATGATGGACGGCAACCAGGGGGACCACAATCCGTTCAGCAAATGGCTCCTCGACTGGGTCACCCCCACGGTGCTCGGCGGCGGCAGCCATGCAGTCTCGCTGGGCGGCACAGCCGCCACCGGCGACGCGCTGGTGATCATGCCGGGCGCCACGGCGGACGACCCGTTCTTCGAGTTCTTCATGGTGCAGAACCGGCAGCGGACGAACAACGACGCCCGCCTGTCCAGCGACGGCATGCTCATCTGGCACGTGGACGCCCGGCTCGATCCGTACGGTTTCAATTTCATCTACGACAACTCGTACACCGACCACAAGCTGCTGCGCCTCATGGAGGCGGACGGACTCGAGGAGATCGAGCAGGGCGGCTCCGCCGACACCGGCGATTACTTCAAGGCAGGTATGGCATTCGGTCCCGCGACATCACCCGACAGCGACCGATACGACGGTGTGCCCACCAACCTGGCGGTCACCGATATCTCCGCCCCCGGCGCCACGATGACGTGCAACGTGGCGTTCGACAACCAGGCGCCCACCCTGGGCGGCATCACGATCTGCGCCAACGCCAGTGAGACGATCATCGGCTGGGAGACCAGCGAATACACCGAAGCGGGCCTCCTCTACGGCCGCGATCTGGATCTGACCGGCGAGGCCTTTTCAATGAGCGCGGGCACGGTCCACAGCGTGGCGCTGCCGGGGCTGCAGCCGGGCGGCCTGTACATGTTTCAGGTGTTCTGCGCCGATCCCAGCGGCAATGTCGGCGAGTCCGATTATTACCATTTCATCGTGCCGGACAGCGCCGGCGTCGCGGAGCAAGTGTTCCAGGACGACCTGGAGTCGGGCGCTCCCGACTGGACCCGCTCGCCGAACGGCCAGGGACCCTGGTCGCTCGTCGAAAGCCAGTACGCCCGCTCGGCCGCCCACGCCTGGTTCAGCACCGACCCGGAAGGCGGCAAGGACGACCTGCTG of Acidobacteriota bacterium contains these proteins:
- a CDS encoding esterase, with amino-acid sequence MSRTLQLCRLAAWFLVGSAVGFVAGCRETPPAAAPEPPVSLQSGSLEWQGRERTFLWRRGRAAADGPAPLLVVLHGSGGSGAEMAAVSGFDTLADQAGLVVAFPDGMARTWADGRGATPAERAGADDVGFIHRLVDRLKTDTAVDSARVYAAGYSNGGMMVQRLALEAPNLLAAGASVGAGLPERLVARRPAGLPPPLLLIHGTEDPVVPWTGGEVNSPNGGRVLPAPETARWWSRAGGADPTPVSAELPDRHDDGTRVRTETFRARGAATAQVILVVVEGGGHGWPGGQVPPPAWVLGPATREFDAASCIWAFLCRYRRPAGDAD
- a CDS encoding M6 family metalloprotease domain-containing protein, translated to MILKTRSLAVIPALMLLASVWLAALEPPTPEQIAQYRADGTLAQRIAAARALGNHQVAPRLVERARYKLERLQKGGADGDEPMAPPLGWRGMPTTGTVRVLALLIAFQDMAPSTEASRIHDQLFGDGVGGFPLESLHSYYHRSSYGQLDIQGNVLGWYTTPYPRSGVVQTDVGRENLIREALTHYDNQGHDFSQYDNDGDGTIDYLVVVWTGPHGAWASFWWGYMTNYQNSGFVLDGKVLDTYSWQWEASTVGDLFMPNVVIHETGHALGLPDFYDYDDGIGPSGGVGGLDMMDGNQGDHNPFSKWLLDWVTPTVLGGGSHAVSLGGTAATGDALVIMPGATADDPFFEFFMVQNRQRTNNDARLSSDGMLIWHVDARLDPYGFNFIYDNSYTDHKLLRLMEADGLEEIEQGGSADTGDYFKAGMAFGPATSPDSDRYDGVPTNLAVTDISAPGATMTCNVAFDNQAPTLGGITICANASETIIGWETSEYTEAGLLYGRDLDLTGEAFSMSAGTVHSVALPGLQPGGLYMFQVFCADPSGNVGESDYYHFIVPDSAGVAEQVFQDDLESGAPDWTRSPNGQGPWSLVESQYARSAAHAWFSTDPEGGKDDLLLPPELNLAGAASATLTFWHTYSFETDFDGGVVEISVDGGQTFTDLGPDIVAGGYTGLINPSTQSPIRGRQAWTGGTLGTMTPVMVSLDRFCGRPALVRFRLGCDLYAGGQGWYIDDVAVSRVTCEPVTPVAGWPEATGDLNGNQLLDAGDLLLMADYLAGNVLNVPAGIFAGDMNGDHHITVADGVILIGRVIGIM